In Streptococcus parapneumoniae, the genomic stretch TTTATCTATACTCCGCCAGTAGGACTCGAACCTACGACATCATGATTAACAGTCATGCGCTACTACCAACTGAGCTATGGCGGATAAAATAGTCCGTACGGGATTCGAACCCGTGTTACCGCCGTGAAAAGGCGGTGTCTTAACCCCTTGACCAACGGACCTTCTATCTGTAGCAGATATAACCATTATATCAATTTCTTGCTAATTGTCAATCACTTTTGAGATTTTTTCTCTAAAATATCTTTCAATTTTCTAATTTTTAACCTTGAAATAGGACAACGATGGTCTTCATAGAAAACAATTTCTAAGTTTTTTCGATCAATTTCTCTGATATTGCCTATATTTACCAAAAATGACTTATGAGGAGAATAAAATCGCTGAGTATGTTTGTCCTTTTCCTGAATATCTGTCATTGTTCCATAGAACTCTTTTGCAAAATTCTTACCAATAATGCGCAATTTATGAGAGACCCCTGTCGTTTCAATATACAGAATGTCATGATAAGGAATTTTTAAATCATTTCCCTTGTAATTATAGTCGAAATAATCTACAACATCTTCATTTTCAAGTAACATACTTTTAGTGTAGAAGATATTTTGCTCAATTCTCTTCTTAAACATCTCATCATTGATATCCTTATCAACAAAATCTAAGGCTGATACCTGGTATTTATAGGTTAGAGTCGCAAACTCTGATCGACTGGTGATAAAGACGATAATAGCGTAAGGATTGTAATGACGAATGAGCTGAGCCACTTCAAATCCCTTTTTCTCAATCCCATGAATATCGATATCTAGGAAATAAAGCTGGTTTACTTCATCGTTTTCAATATATTCTTCAAATTCACGGACTTTTCCCGTTGTCTTGTATGATATTGGAATATTCGACTCTTTCGAAATTTCATCCAATATTCTCTCTAGTCTCACTTGATGTTCAATAACATCTTCTAAAATTAAAACTTTCATTCAAATTCCCTCTTAAATCTAATAATTTGTCTAAATGTACTGCCTTCCATCTCTGT encodes the following:
- the comE gene encoding competence system response regulator transcription factor ComE, with translation MKVLILEDVIEHQVRLERILDEISKESNIPISYKTTGKVREFEEYIENDEVNQLYFLDIDIHGIEKKGFEVAQLIRHYNPYAIIVFITSRSEFATLTYKYQVSALDFVDKDINDEMFKKRIEQNIFYTKSMLLENEDVVDYFDYNYKGNDLKIPYHDILYIETTGVSHKLRIIGKNFAKEFYGTMTDIQEKDKHTQRFYSPHKSFLVNIGNIREIDRKNLEIVFYEDHRCPISRLKIRKLKDILEKKSQK